The Hymenobacter sp. GOD-10R genome includes a window with the following:
- a CDS encoding UDP-N-acetylmuramoyl-tripeptide--D-alanyl-D-alanine ligase: MKDVAALYAHYQQCTAVSTDSRQAQDGTLFFALNGLSFRGRDFAPQALDKGARHAVVDDADLAATDPARYTYAPDPLEALQQLAQYHRRQLTIPVLAITGSNGKTTTKELVNAVLSRRYRVQYTRGNLNNHIGVPLTLLSIRPHEHELAIVEMGANHQGEITLLSSLAEPTHGLITNIGKAHLEGFGGAEGVARGKSELFKYLAAHNGTAFINTADPQLPGLGAQVAQRVTYPNAGDTYPAQLVHTGKATVTLRLFDNTLVDAQITGDYNFPNLAAAAAVGAAFGVPVADIAQALAGYSPTNNRSQLVQTGRNTLVLDAYNANPSSMAAALASFTQRPGDATDKVVILGDMFELGPESITEHQALGQLLVKLPIGFVALCGHEMRYAAEASRTFHYFPTKAEAAAWLQQQQLQGRQVLIKGSRGMGLETLVEFL; the protein is encoded by the coding sequence ATGAAAGATGTAGCGGCGCTTTACGCCCACTACCAGCAGTGCACCGCCGTCAGCACCGACTCGCGGCAGGCGCAAGATGGCACCTTATTCTTTGCCTTGAACGGACTTAGCTTCCGCGGCCGCGACTTCGCTCCGCAAGCGTTGGACAAAGGAGCCCGGCATGCGGTAGTAGATGATGCTGACCTAGCCGCCACCGATCCGGCCCGCTACACCTACGCCCCCGATCCGCTCGAAGCGTTGCAGCAGCTAGCTCAATACCACCGGCGTCAGCTTACCATTCCGGTGCTGGCTATTACGGGCTCCAATGGCAAAACCACGACGAAAGAGCTGGTGAATGCGGTGCTGAGCCGCCGCTACCGGGTGCAGTACACGCGTGGCAACCTGAACAACCACATTGGGGTGCCGCTCACGCTGCTCAGCATCCGCCCCCACGAGCACGAGCTAGCTATTGTGGAAATGGGAGCCAACCACCAGGGCGAAATTACGCTACTAAGCAGCCTAGCCGAACCGACACACGGCTTGATCACGAATATTGGCAAGGCGCACTTAGAAGGCTTTGGCGGCGCCGAGGGTGTGGCTCGTGGCAAAAGTGAGCTGTTTAAATACCTAGCTGCTCACAACGGTACAGCCTTCATCAATACTGCCGACCCGCAGCTACCCGGCCTTGGTGCACAGGTAGCGCAACGCGTGACTTATCCGAATGCCGGCGACACGTATCCGGCGCAGCTAGTGCACACGGGTAAGGCGACCGTTACGCTGCGCTTGTTCGACAACACCTTGGTAGACGCCCAAATCACTGGTGATTATAACTTCCCGAACCTTGCCGCCGCCGCCGCAGTAGGCGCTGCCTTTGGGGTGCCGGTTGCCGATATTGCGCAGGCGTTGGCCGGCTATTCGCCCACCAACAACCGCTCGCAGCTAGTACAAACTGGGCGCAACACGCTCGTGCTCGATGCTTATAATGCGAACCCTTCCTCCATGGCAGCGGCCCTAGCAAGCTTCACGCAGCGCCCCGGCGATGCCACCGATAAAGTGGTTATTCTAGGCGACATGTTTGAGCTAGGTCCTGAAAGCATCACGGAGCATCAAGCCCTAGGCCAGTTGCTAGTTAAATTGCCCATTGGCTTCGTGGCGCTGTGTGGTCACGAAATGCGCTACGCCGCCGAGGCTAGCCGTACCTTCCACTATTTCCCCACCAAAGCCGAAGCGGCTGCTTGGCTCCAGCAGCAGCAACTGCAAGGCCGCCAAGTCCTGATAAAAGGCTCCCGCGGGATGGGCCTGGAAACGTTAGTAGAGTTCTTATAG
- a CDS encoding glycosyltransferase family 4 protein, translated as MRVAIVINTSWNIWNFRRSLVKALQAAGHEVLAIAPPDDYSARLETELGCRYVPIRMENKGTNPVKDAQLTRRFYQVYRRERPDVVLQYTIKPNIYGTLAARIAGIPCVNNVSGLGTVFLIQNFVSRVALGLYRFAFKFPHRVFFQNDDDRQLFLQHQLVRPEITDLLPGSGIDVQRFHPATEFQRQQPFTFLMIARVLYEKGIEEYFEAARRVRVAVPGTRVQLLGGIDESGNIGVKRVVFEEWLQAGNIEYLGTSDNVAEHIGRADCVVLPSYREGTPKTLLEAAAMGKPIVTTDVPGCRETVIDQHNGFLCQVRDGADLAEKMLQILRLSDQALHAMGQASRQLAVEKFDERIVLDKYLRVVMEATQASRRFAPKA; from the coding sequence ATGCGCGTCGCTATTGTTATTAACACCTCCTGGAACATCTGGAACTTTCGTCGTAGCCTAGTGAAGGCCTTGCAAGCCGCCGGGCACGAAGTGCTGGCCATCGCGCCGCCCGACGACTACTCGGCCCGATTGGAAACAGAGCTAGGTTGCCGCTACGTCCCGATCCGGATGGAGAACAAGGGCACCAACCCCGTAAAAGACGCCCAGCTCACGCGCCGCTTCTACCAGGTGTACCGCCGCGAGCGGCCCGACGTGGTGCTGCAATACACCATCAAGCCCAACATTTACGGGACCCTAGCTGCCCGCATAGCCGGTATTCCGTGCGTCAATAATGTGTCGGGCCTCGGCACGGTGTTCCTCATTCAGAACTTTGTGAGCCGGGTGGCGCTGGGGCTGTATCGGTTTGCGTTCAAGTTTCCGCACCGTGTGTTTTTCCAGAACGACGACGACCGGCAGCTTTTCTTGCAGCACCAACTCGTGCGCCCCGAAATCACCGACTTGCTGCCAGGTTCGGGTATCGACGTGCAGCGCTTTCACCCCGCCACCGAATTTCAGCGCCAGCAGCCGTTTACCTTTCTTATGATTGCGCGGGTGCTCTACGAAAAAGGAATTGAAGAATATTTTGAAGCGGCTCGGCGGGTGCGGGTGGCTGTGCCTGGTACGCGCGTGCAACTGCTCGGCGGCATCGACGAATCGGGCAATATTGGCGTGAAGCGCGTCGTGTTTGAAGAATGGCTCCAAGCCGGCAACATCGAATACCTAGGTACCTCCGACAACGTAGCCGAGCACATTGGCCGCGCCGATTGCGTGGTGCTGCCCTCTTATCGCGAAGGCACGCCCAAAACGCTGCTCGAAGCCGCCGCCATGGGCAAACCTATCGTGACTACCGACGTGCCCGGCTGCCGCGAAACCGTGATTGACCAGCATAACGGCTTCCTCTGCCAAGTGCGCGACGGGGCCGACCTAGCCGAGAAAATGCTGCAAATCCTGCGACTCTCCGATCAAGCCTTGCATGCCATGGGACAGGCTAGCCGTCAGCTAGCTGTTGAGAAGTTCGACGAGCGCATTGTGCTCGACAAGTATTTGCGCGTGGTAATGGAGGCTACGCAGGCCAGTCGCCGTTTCGCGCCTAAAGCATAA
- a CDS encoding amidohydrolase: protein MPDFTLSFIQKSLQWHDPVANLAEFSRYIEQISIPTDLIVLPEMFTTGFTMEAPLVAETMDGPSLAWMRKTAAAKDAVVTGSLVIRDENGSFYNRLLWVRPDGSLNYYNKRHLFTMAGEHNTYQPGTERIVEEWRGWRICPLVCYDLRFPVWSRNLASAPYDLLLYVANWPGVRRTAWTTLLRARAIENIAYTVGVNCVGVDGNGNSYTGDSALLDMRGEYLVEVGNQETSITRALRRADLESFRARFPALQDADEFNLS, encoded by the coding sequence ATGCCTGATTTCACGCTCTCATTTATCCAAAAGTCATTGCAGTGGCACGATCCGGTGGCTAATCTTGCCGAGTTTAGCCGCTACATCGAGCAGATATCTATTCCTACTGATCTGATTGTCTTACCCGAGATGTTCACAACGGGCTTTACGATGGAAGCCCCATTAGTAGCTGAGACGATGGACGGGCCTAGCCTTGCGTGGATGCGCAAGACCGCCGCCGCCAAAGATGCCGTCGTAACGGGCAGTCTCGTAATTCGCGACGAGAATGGCAGCTTCTACAACCGCCTGCTGTGGGTGCGGCCTGATGGCTCGTTGAACTATTACAACAAGCGTCATCTATTTACGATGGCTGGGGAGCACAACACGTATCAGCCGGGCACCGAACGGATTGTAGAAGAATGGCGCGGCTGGCGCATCTGCCCGCTCGTGTGCTACGATCTACGCTTTCCGGTATGGAGCCGGAATCTAGCCAGCGCTCCTTATGACTTGCTGCTGTACGTCGCTAACTGGCCGGGCGTGCGCCGCACAGCCTGGACCACCTTGCTCCGTGCCCGCGCCATCGAGAATATTGCTTACACCGTAGGCGTCAACTGCGTAGGCGTCGATGGCAATGGCAATTCGTACACCGGTGACTCTGCCCTTCTGGATATGCGCGGCGAGTATTTGGTAGAGGTAGGCAACCAAGAAACCAGCATCACTCGTGCGCTGCGGCGCGCTGATTTGGAATCATTCCGAGCCCGCTTTCCTGCTTTGCAAGACGCAGACGAATTCAACCTTTCTTAG
- the rfbC gene encoding dTDP-4-dehydrorhamnose 3,5-epimerase: MEFKYFDIPGVVEITPRVFGDVRGAFFESFSEKRMAEAGVAGNWVQDNQSRSDRGVVRGLHFQRPPHAQAKLVRVAAGRALDVIVDIRQDSPTYGQHLAVELDATRYNMLYVPVGFAHGFTALEDNTLFLYKCTDYYAPQAEGGLLWNDPQLNIEWGVTNPTVSAKDQVLPTLAEFDSPF; the protein is encoded by the coding sequence ATGGAGTTCAAGTACTTTGATATACCGGGCGTAGTAGAAATTACACCCCGCGTTTTTGGTGATGTTCGCGGCGCGTTCTTCGAATCGTTCAGCGAGAAGCGGATGGCAGAAGCTGGGGTAGCAGGCAACTGGGTGCAGGACAACCAGTCGCGCTCCGACCGGGGTGTAGTGCGTGGGTTGCACTTCCAGCGCCCGCCGCATGCCCAGGCCAAGCTAGTACGCGTAGCAGCAGGCCGTGCCCTCGACGTTATCGTTGACATTCGCCAGGATTCGCCAACCTATGGTCAGCATTTGGCGGTGGAGCTAGATGCCACACGCTACAACATGCTCTATGTACCCGTGGGCTTCGCACACGGTTTCACGGCGTTGGAAGACAACACGTTGTTTCTCTACAAGTGCACCGACTACTACGCTCCGCAGGCTGAGGGTGGCCTGCTATGGAACGACCCGCAGCTTAACATCGAATGGGGCGTAACGAACCCAACTGTATCGGCCAAAGATCAAGTGCTACCTACCCTAGCCGAGTTCGATAGCCCTTTTTAG
- a CDS encoding DUF4136 domain-containing protein: MKPTLYAAVLMLFGLITSCSSVNVQQKAGVDFSKYRTYDWGKMDVKSANSQNPIYQSSLNDQMIQDAISSELAKRGLRRVQGNAKPDLYLAYHLYIEEAERTVANQPAAGFAYPYAFSYRGAFFPINYGYMYGSPFYSTGYHTENYKEGTLILDFIDSRARNLVWRGSVADAVNNPANIGPEFAKSAKEILDKFPVGKQ, from the coding sequence ATGAAACCTACTTTGTATGCAGCCGTGCTCATGCTCTTCGGCCTGATCACAAGCTGCTCGTCCGTGAATGTACAGCAGAAGGCAGGCGTTGACTTCAGTAAATACCGCACTTATGACTGGGGCAAAATGGACGTAAAATCGGCCAATTCGCAGAACCCCATTTACCAGAGCAGCCTGAACGACCAAATGATTCAGGATGCTATTTCGAGCGAGCTAGCGAAGCGTGGCTTGCGTCGGGTGCAGGGCAATGCCAAGCCTGACCTCTATCTAGCCTACCACTTGTATATTGAAGAGGCAGAGCGTACGGTAGCTAACCAGCCCGCCGCTGGCTTTGCTTATCCCTATGCCTTTTCGTACCGAGGCGCCTTCTTCCCCATCAACTATGGGTACATGTACGGTTCGCCCTTCTACAGCACGGGCTACCATACAGAGAACTACAAGGAGGGTACCCTCATTCTCGACTTCATCGATTCGCGGGCTCGCAACCTGGTGTGGCGCGGCTCGGTAGCCGATGCCGTGAACAACCCCGCCAACATCGGCCCGGAGTTCGCCAAGTCAGCCAAAGAAATTCTCGACAAGTTTCCGGTTGGAAAGCAGTAA
- a CDS encoding T9SS type A sorting domain-containing protein: MLQRLLFGFFFLLLGQNLASQAQSGQPFGWQYQAAAKVVHGTDTLRNAWAGGFNSPQFSTIDLNGDSQLDLYVFDRMSQRSVTYLNVGAPTGGRAWKLAPEYAAVFPTDLQGWALLRDYDCDNRPDLFAWAPGGNIRLFRNVAGAGGRPSFQLVNDQLSFFNTTNNSGNIITGSANMPDIRDINGDGKLDIITFDWISSSTVELYLNNSAACGGLSFRQETPTWANLYGCTATCTEFLFGNVSCRPGQVNHTSGRNLLAIDLDGDGDQDVLTGRDYCTELISLTNQGTALQATMSASSVNTNFPAGTKPVRITNFPAAYSVDVTFDGRPDLVVAPNLYDNQDTVDSRQVVVFYENTSASNVPNFAFRQSDFLQRDMIEVSEGAAPALGDLDGDGLLDMLVGSTSRVNANGRYRSSLYHYRNVGSRTKPIFKLMSTDYLGLSSRRFAGLKPVLVDLNRDGALDLAFSTTVQNQNSIYYVLNTAAAGQPAVFNVGAAVAITGIPNRSYDAPCFTDVDGDGNVDLLLGTNINTADFPGYSLRYYRNTGSQPLSQAFSLVSNDFGQIRTTTGTRPVNLHPTVADFDADGKPDLLTADASGDLHLFPNYRAQAGLFTDRTDVLYNPITGQYQGARLGSGRLAPVAADLNGDNVPELLVGLETGGVVAMAARSTVLATSPAAVAALALSVYPNPATATATIEAAKPVRVALLDVMGRTVRVSPTVARQHTLALDGLSAGLYMVRCETSDGVLVTQRLVVQ, encoded by the coding sequence ATGCTGCAACGATTACTGTTCGGGTTTTTCTTTCTGCTGCTTGGTCAAAACCTAGCTTCGCAAGCGCAATCGGGGCAGCCGTTTGGCTGGCAGTACCAAGCAGCGGCAAAAGTAGTGCACGGCACCGATACCTTGCGCAATGCGTGGGCGGGCGGGTTCAATTCGCCGCAATTCTCCACCATTGACCTCAACGGCGACAGCCAGCTCGACCTCTATGTATTCGACCGCATGTCGCAACGGTCCGTCACGTATCTTAATGTAGGGGCACCAACGGGTGGCCGTGCCTGGAAGCTAGCCCCCGAATACGCGGCGGTATTTCCAACCGATCTGCAAGGGTGGGCGTTGCTGCGCGATTATGATTGTGATAATCGCCCCGACTTATTTGCCTGGGCGCCAGGGGGAAATATTCGCCTGTTTCGGAACGTGGCTGGGGCGGGTGGCCGACCTAGCTTTCAACTCGTCAATGACCAGCTTTCGTTCTTCAACACCACCAACAACAGCGGCAACATCATTACGGGCAGCGCCAACATGCCCGATATCCGCGACATAAATGGCGACGGTAAGCTCGATATCATCACCTTCGATTGGATATCAAGTTCTACGGTAGAGCTTTACTTGAATAATAGCGCCGCGTGTGGTGGCCTCAGTTTTCGGCAGGAGACTCCAACGTGGGCAAACCTGTACGGCTGCACGGCTACTTGCACCGAGTTTTTGTTCGGGAATGTGTCGTGCCGGCCAGGGCAAGTAAACCACACCAGCGGCCGCAACTTGCTGGCCATTGACCTCGACGGCGATGGTGACCAAGACGTGCTAACGGGCCGCGACTACTGCACCGAGCTAATAAGTCTGACGAACCAAGGGACGGCGCTACAAGCAACAATGTCGGCCAGCAGCGTGAACACCAACTTTCCCGCAGGAACCAAGCCGGTACGCATCACCAATTTTCCAGCCGCCTATTCCGTAGACGTGACCTTCGATGGCCGCCCTGACTTAGTAGTAGCGCCGAATCTGTATGATAATCAAGATACAGTCGACTCGCGGCAGGTGGTGGTTTTCTACGAGAATACGAGTGCCAGCAACGTACCTAACTTTGCTTTTCGGCAGTCTGACTTCTTGCAGCGCGACATGATTGAGGTGAGCGAAGGAGCCGCGCCAGCGCTGGGCGACCTAGATGGTGATGGGCTGCTGGATATGCTGGTAGGTAGCACCAGTCGGGTCAACGCTAATGGCCGTTATCGTTCGTCGTTGTATCACTATCGCAACGTGGGCAGCCGCACTAAGCCTATCTTCAAACTCATGAGCACCGACTACCTAGGTCTGTCGAGCCGACGTTTTGCGGGCTTGAAGCCGGTATTGGTCGACCTGAACCGCGACGGCGCCTTGGACCTAGCTTTCTCCACGACGGTACAAAACCAGAATAGCATCTATTACGTGCTGAATACGGCGGCTGCCGGACAGCCTGCCGTCTTCAACGTGGGTGCCGCGGTAGCCATTACGGGCATTCCCAACCGCAGCTACGACGCGCCCTGCTTCACCGACGTAGACGGCGACGGGAATGTAGATCTGTTGCTGGGAACGAACATTAATACGGCCGATTTTCCTGGCTATTCGCTGCGCTACTATCGCAACACAGGCAGCCAGCCGCTGAGCCAGGCTTTTAGCTTAGTTAGCAACGACTTCGGGCAGATCCGGACCACGACCGGCACTCGCCCCGTGAACCTGCACCCCACCGTGGCTGACTTCGACGCCGACGGAAAGCCTGATCTACTTACGGCTGACGCTTCCGGCGATCTGCACCTATTTCCAAATTATCGGGCGCAAGCCGGGCTGTTTACCGACCGCACTGATGTGCTGTACAATCCGATTACAGGGCAGTATCAGGGTGCTAGGCTAGGCTCGGGCCGCCTCGCCCCCGTGGCCGCCGATCTGAATGGTGACAATGTACCTGAGTTGTTGGTTGGTCTGGAAACCGGTGGCGTGGTAGCCATGGCAGCCCGCAGCACCGTGCTAGCTACTTCTCCGGCCGCTGTAGCGGCGCTAGCGCTGAGTGTGTACCCCAACCCAGCAACGGCAACGGCTACCATCGAGGCGGCTAAACCGGTGCGCGTCGCGCTGCTCGACGTTATGGGGCGGACGGTGCGCGTAAGTCCTACAGTTGCGCGTCAGCATACGTTAGCGCTTGATGGATTATCGGCTGGCCTGTACATGGTACGCTGCGAAACCTCCGACGGCGTATTGGTCACGCAGCGACTCGTGGTGCAATAA
- a CDS encoding methionine aminotransferase codes for MSLPPLVSKLPDVGTSIFTVMTQLATECGAINLAQGFPDYDPPQALTEALARHARTSGHQQYAPMPGLPRLRELISQKTAQLYHVPAPNPATEVTITSGATEALYAVLAAVVRPGDEVIVLEPAYDLYGPAIRLQGGIPVYVPLPAPDFRHDWDAVAAALSPATRLIMLNSPHNPTGAVLASADLDQLAALLRNTATLVLSDEVYEHMVYDGQQHYSVLQQPELAERAFVLSSFGKTYHATGWKVGYCIAPPALTAELRRVHQFLTFSVSTPTQHALADVLGDAAHYETLSAFYQRKRDLFTELMQPTGFELLPAPGAYFQLARYAQLSAEDDYTFAQRLTREAGVAVVPVSAFYHHGRNQGLIRFCFAKREETLVAAAQRILKFCANIQ; via the coding sequence ATGTCTTTGCCGCCGCTCGTCTCCAAGCTGCCCGATGTTGGCACCAGTATTTTTACCGTGATGACGCAGCTGGCGACGGAGTGCGGCGCTATCAACCTAGCCCAGGGCTTTCCGGATTATGATCCGCCCCAGGCCCTGACCGAAGCGTTAGCCCGGCATGCCCGCACCAGTGGTCACCAACAGTATGCGCCTATGCCAGGCCTGCCTCGGCTACGGGAACTGATCAGCCAGAAAACCGCGCAGCTCTACCACGTACCGGCGCCCAACCCCGCTACCGAAGTTACGATTACCAGTGGCGCAACGGAGGCGCTGTACGCTGTGCTAGCCGCCGTCGTGCGTCCCGGCGATGAAGTGATAGTACTCGAACCAGCCTATGATCTTTATGGGCCAGCCATCCGATTACAGGGTGGCATTCCCGTGTACGTGCCGCTACCCGCGCCCGATTTTCGCCACGACTGGGACGCTGTAGCTGCGGCGCTTTCGCCGGCCACCCGGTTGATTATGTTGAATTCACCGCATAATCCAACCGGAGCCGTTCTGGCGTCGGCCGATCTAGATCAGCTAGCGGCGTTGCTCCGCAACACGGCCACGCTGGTACTCAGCGACGAGGTGTACGAACACATGGTGTACGATGGGCAACAGCACTACAGCGTGCTCCAACAACCCGAACTCGCCGAGCGGGCGTTTGTGCTGTCGTCTTTCGGTAAAACGTACCACGCCACGGGCTGGAAGGTGGGCTACTGCATCGCCCCGCCCGCCCTCACAGCCGAACTACGACGCGTGCACCAGTTTCTCACGTTCAGTGTTAGCACGCCTACACAGCATGCCCTAGCTGATGTGCTAGGTGATGCTGCGCACTACGAGACGCTGTCGGCTTTTTACCAGCGAAAGCGCGACCTGTTCACCGAGCTAATGCAGCCTACTGGTTTTGAGCTGTTGCCGGCGCCCGGCGCCTACTTCCAACTCGCTCGCTACGCGCAGCTTTCGGCAGAAGATGATTATACGTTTGCTCAGCGGCTCACGCGAGAAGCTGGCGTAGCAGTTGTACCCGTTTCGGCCTTTTATCATCATGGGCGCAACCAAGGACTGATTCGTTTCTGCTTTGCCAAACGTGAGGAAACCTTGGTAGCCGCAGCCCAAAGGATACTGAAGTTTTGTGCCAATATCCAGTAA
- the msrA gene encoding peptide-methionine (S)-S-oxide reductase MsrA: MAKLKIYLLSLLLGAVGCSQNTSDAQGVVRSTAGPAPKDLKGLAVATFAGGCFWSCEETFEELRGVRAAVSGYAGGTVAQPSYEQVGSENTGHAESVQVYYDPKQISYQTLLDVFFLGAHDPTELNRQGPDEGPQYRSVAFYRTPQEKQAIEATMKRVNASKHYPEPIVTQVAPFKQFWPAEEYHQGFYRLHPNQSYIRAVSEPKVEKFQKAFKDKLKNPL, from the coding sequence ATGGCAAAATTGAAAATATACCTGTTAAGCTTGCTGCTAGGAGCAGTGGGCTGCTCGCAGAATACTTCTGACGCGCAAGGCGTCGTACGCTCGACAGCTGGTCCGGCGCCGAAAGACCTAAAAGGGTTGGCCGTAGCTACTTTTGCCGGAGGGTGTTTCTGGAGCTGCGAGGAGACGTTTGAAGAGCTACGCGGCGTGCGCGCGGCGGTGTCGGGCTACGCGGGCGGCACCGTAGCGCAACCTAGCTACGAGCAGGTAGGCAGCGAGAATACCGGCCATGCTGAATCGGTGCAGGTCTACTACGATCCGAAGCAGATCAGCTACCAAACCCTGCTCGACGTATTTTTTCTAGGTGCCCACGACCCGACGGAGCTAAACCGCCAAGGACCTGATGAAGGTCCGCAGTACCGGTCCGTGGCTTTTTATCGCACGCCCCAGGAAAAGCAAGCCATTGAGGCAACTATGAAGCGTGTCAATGCTTCGAAGCACTACCCAGAGCCCATCGTGACGCAAGTAGCGCCGTTCAAGCAGTTCTGGCCCGCCGAAGAGTACCACCAAGGATTCTACCGTTTGCACCCGAATCAGTCTTACATCCGGGCGGTATCGGAGCCGAAAGTGGAGAAGTTTCAGAAAGCCTTCAAGGACAAGCTCAAGAATCCACTGTAG
- a CDS encoding META domain-containing protein — MPTSLQVDDATTHLLRSTDGSLRKQVTGRGYVGTFTHTFATRLMALAKVITTLISCDDTTMNVELRYLTALEQSTHYKVEGTTLSLFDKEGATPRATFEAMQ; from the coding sequence GTGCCCACATCATTACAGGTAGACGATGCTACAACGCATCTGCTCCGCTCCACCGATGGCAGCTTGCGCAAGCAAGTAACAGGACGCGGCTACGTTGGGACATTCACCCATACTTTTGCTACTCGTCTGATGGCACTGGCAAAGGTTATCACCACGTTGATTTCGTGTGATGACACCACAATGAACGTAGAACTGCGCTACCTAACAGCACTCGAACAAAGCACGCACTACAAAGTAGAAGGTACAACGCTTAGCCTGTTCGATAAGGAAGGAGCTACTCCGCGGGCGACTTTTGAGGCTATGCAGTAG
- a CDS encoding YitT family protein, producing the protein MSQNELPISVSSTSPALINHHGRNAWVRRQLLQICFIIAGIFSAALGLESFLLPNDFIDGGVTGISLLTRQLTKLPLPLLLIVFNIPFVVLGYFQISRAFAFRTLLTIAGLALVLLVCHFPVLTSDKLLSAVFGGFFLGAGIGLTIRGGAVLDGTEILGVYISKKTPLSLGDIVLVINILIFGVAALLLSIETALYSILAYLAAAKTMDFIIEGIEEYTGVTIISPKSEAIRKMITEELGRGATLYIGKRGYGSDGDQLDTLDIIFTVTTRLEVTQLVDEIEKIDQQAFVVMHSVRDTKGGLVKKRPLH; encoded by the coding sequence TTGAGTCAAAACGAACTACCTATCTCCGTTTCGAGTACGAGCCCGGCGCTCATCAACCACCATGGACGTAATGCTTGGGTCCGCCGACAACTTCTTCAGATCTGCTTCATCATAGCAGGCATCTTTTCAGCAGCACTTGGCCTTGAAAGCTTTCTGCTGCCCAACGACTTCATTGACGGCGGTGTGACGGGCATTTCCCTGCTAACCCGTCAGCTCACCAAGTTGCCGCTGCCGCTGCTACTGATTGTATTCAACATTCCGTTCGTAGTGCTAGGCTATTTCCAGATCAGCCGAGCGTTTGCATTTCGCACACTGCTGACTATCGCAGGCCTAGCATTAGTACTGCTGGTCTGCCACTTTCCCGTTCTGACCTCCGACAAGCTGCTTAGCGCAGTGTTCGGAGGCTTCTTTCTCGGTGCCGGTATTGGCCTCACGATTCGCGGCGGCGCAGTGCTCGATGGCACCGAGATTTTGGGTGTTTACATCAGCAAAAAGACGCCCCTCTCTCTTGGAGACATTGTGCTGGTTATCAACATCCTGATTTTTGGCGTAGCGGCCTTGCTGCTTTCCATCGAAACGGCCCTTTACTCAATTCTGGCGTATCTGGCCGCGGCCAAAACGATGGACTTCATCATTGAAGGCATAGAGGAATACACCGGCGTCACGATTATTTCGCCAAAGAGTGAAGCCATCCGGAAGATGATTACCGAAGAGCTAGGTCGCGGGGCGACACTCTACATTGGTAAGCGCGGCTACGGCTCGGACGGTGACCAGCTCGATACGCTGGACATTATTTTCACTGTAACGACTCGCTTAGAGGTTACGCAGTTAGTCGACGAAATTGAAAAGATTGACCAGCAAGCCTTTGTTGTGATGCACAGCGTCCGCGACACCAAAGGAGGTTTGGTCAAGAAGCGTCCTCTGCACTAG